The genomic stretch TGTCCTTGCTCTAGTGTTTGTTCCCTGGGTAAACTCTGTCCTTGCTCTAGTGTTTGTTCCCTGGGTAAACTCTGTCCTTGCTCTAGTGTTTGTTCCCTGGGTAAACTCTGTCCTTGCTCTAGTGTTTGTTCCCTGGGTAAACTCTGTCCTTGCTCTAGTGTTTGTTCCCTGGGTAAACTCTGTCCTTGCTCTAGTGTTTGTTCCCTGGGTAAACTCTGTCCTTGCTCTAGTGTTTGTTCCCTGGGTAAACTCTGTCCTTGCTCTAGTGTTTGTTCCTCCTCTATTTGGATACATATTATCCATCTGTTCTCTCAGCCTGTCCAATATAACATTATGCACACAGAGAACTTGGTCTCTTGTTAAAGACTCCGTCTAGACCACTGTATTAAtcactctcttttccccctcaggatgtCGCAAGAGGGACTCTCCCATTGAATTCACTCCTGGAGAATAGTCATGATGGTGTCAGGGACTGGGTGGATTCTCTTCTGCCTCTTTCTACTGGGGGAGAGAACAGGACGTAAGGGTAACAAGACATTTACAtggacattttagtcatttagaagatgctcttatccagattgACTTCCAATTagtacattcatcttaagatagctaggtcggacaaccacatatcacagtcataataagtacattttcctcaataaagtagctgtcagcaaagtcagtgctagttcACTGACACATTCAAGTGCGAGTTCATGAAAAgccatttgtatttttattttaagaAATGGGGGGAGGTGCTGTGGGATTCTTTAAGAtattctttgaagaggtaggagACCGTTATAGAGGTACTGTTAATTCTATGGGATGTTTCCATACTGAATAGTACAACTTTAATACTTTCTCTCAAAAGTACCTCCCAGAGTGACTCTGCCTTCAAAGAGCTATGTGTCAAATAGTCAGATTTGGGTTTAGCAAAGTGAAAGTGGAATATTCAGAgaagtaaagaaaaaaaatagaaaGTTCAGTCAGGGGGCATTCCCCAGTTAGTTCTGTTCAGTCCGAGAACAACAAGTTGTCTTTTAGTCATAGTGGGCTAACGGCCACTGACTGGAAGAAGAGAGCAAGAaccagagacagactgagacgtAGACAGAGAGGCTGAGTGAGAGGGCTTGTCTGAGACCAGAGCAGTCGAGTGGAGCACTAGTGTGTTTATGTGGCGGATTGACAGAGActtgtttctcctgtttgtcagTGAGAGCAGAGAGTCTGCTGCTGACCCCGTCCATCCTGCCTATTACcaaacctcaaatcaaatcaaatgttatttgtcacatacacatggttagcagatgttaatgcgagtgtagcgaaatgcttgtgcttctagttccgacaatgcagtaataaccaacaagtaatctaactaacaattccaaaactactgtcttatacacacaagtgtaaggggataaagaatatgtacataaagatatatgaatgagtgatggtacagagcggcataggcaagatacagtagatggtatcgagtacagtatatacatatgagatgagtatgtaaacaaagtggcatagttaaagtggctagtgatacatgtattacataaagatgcagtagatgatatagagtacagtatatacgtatacatatgagatgaataatgtagggtatgtaaacattatattaggtagcattatttaaagtggctgtagcattgtttaaagttgcTAAGTTCAgatggtctctctgtgttgtcttttTCAGGGACATCAAGTGTTTTAGTTTTCATTGTATCTCTTCCACAAGAGACCCAATCTATATTAGTTTGTCCTCAATGTTCCTCGTAAACAGAGTATACAGCCGTAGCTCCATTTGAGTGACCTCTGGTTGTCTTTGCAACTGTGCAGTTGACTGTGGGGAACTGCAGTGCTCTCTGTCTCCAGCCGGGGCGCTTCACCCTGTGCAGGGGCTGTTGGAGCGCTTTGAGGCCGGCCCGGGCTGTGCAGCCAGAGAGAGCGGGGAGAAAGAGACCCATGTGATCGCTGTGGGGAGAGGGACACGCAGCCCTGACAAACAGGtgcttcctctctgtttctcacagTAGGACACATCCACAATCACTCCCAATACGTTGTGCCTCCCTGCCCtgaccccctctcttcccttccaggTGACTGTGCTCCTgagacccctgtctctgtctcaccccccccGTCAAACCCTCATCCTGGTACTGAGCTCCAAGCAACCAGTACGCTGGTGGCTGGAGGCTGAGAGACTACCCCCGGATCTGCCTGTGCTGGTGCAGGTCAGTCTGTGCGTGCGTGCTCAtgtggtgtgtgtacctctttTAGTCATTAATcattcaccccccaaaaaaacagttTTGATGAGAGTATTTACTTCCTCCCATGAGGAACTGATAAAAGTATTGACctttccagtgtgttagtgtgtatgtctgtgcaAGTGTGTTGTTTTAGAAACATAGGCCCCCACAAATGAATGTTTCTATTACTATGTGTTATCATGTCTCTCTATGTAACCACAGTGTCCCCCCTTTGCCCCAGGTCTCTCCTAACTCTACAGTGCAGCCCTACAGTCTGGCAGTGCAGGTGCAGCCTATGCCCTCTCTGCCTTTCCGTCCGCGGGCTTTGCTGCGATGGGCAATGCATCGCCATggctccctgtcctccctcacacacacagccagtgccAACCGCGTCTACGTCCGTGTGGGCGAGGGTGAGCCCGCCCCACACACATACAACTAATACACGACCCTGGTCTTtctgacctctctccctctccaaccaAGTCTCCCCTCTGACCTCCAGATATCACCATGCCCAGCGTGTGCCAGCTGCAGTCTCTGTTCCTGTCACACAActacctgacctctgacctgcagCCACAGGAAGTACAGGGCTGTGCTCCAGTTGGCGGAGGCGACCCAGAAGTGCATGTCATCAAGCTCCTTTCAGcagggtcagggctttgtgggtAAGTTTAGGACGTCTCCAGCATGTGAAGAAAATCATGTGGAGAATATCAATCTCTGAAGCTGTTCAAGTAATACAATGTTGAGCTATTGAGTTATCCCTTAATCATTTTCAaagcattctctccctctctatgccTTTCAGTGAccggtctctccctctatcccagctctctgcaggtggAGGTGACTATTTCTCTGGTGCCCCCAGTGGCCAATGctgggtggcacaaattggtgCTGATCCTCATTAGTGCCGTTCCAGTCAACTGGGCTCTCACAGTGCCAGGGCTCCGGGGACACATCTCTGTCTATGTGAGGATCCTATCCAGTAAAACTTGACACATTATGGTATTTCTCCTATCATGTGGGCTAGAATGGGTCCTTCACCTGTTCTGGAGTTTGGTATAAAAGTCATAAAAGTGTtataagtttttaaaaaatgatgaaATGGACAAAATAGCTAAATAAATTAAAGGAGCAATACAGTCATTGAGTGAAGGCCAAACTAAACGTGATTTCAAAACCTCaatgtgagttccaaatatcaaTGGAAATATCTCTCAGGTTATCTTGTTGATAAATAAACACATTCAACTTGGCTTTGACAGGGTTTGCCAGGTTATCTTGTAACACAAACATCACATTTATGCATTTCTTTGACCATTTTCTCTCCCTTGTTCTTTCCTCTCAGTCCTCCAACAGCGTGTCCCCACTCTACCCTCCGGAGCCTGACCTGACACTGACTAGCATGCTCACCTCTGACCTCTCTACCACCCATGACCTTTTGAGCTGGGCCAATCGGAGTGGCTTTCCCAAAGTGGCCTCATACACAGAGGCTGACCTGGCCAATCACTTTGTGATCAGACTGGCTGGGGGAGGGACAGGTCaggacctgtgtgtgtctcttgtgTCCCTCATTGTGTGAGTGAACTGGATGGTTTATTTTGTGTTTCCTAACAGTGCGTTTGTGTTGGTGTTTCTCCTGATTAATTATGTTGTCTCCCAATATTGAAGGTCATGTTATCCCTAAAAAGTGCTGTTCTGTGTGTtagcacacctctctctctttctctcccttcccacaGAGGGTGACCCCCCTGTGCGTATGCTGGATGGCAGGCCCCCTTGGGTCCAGGAGCGCAGGCTGAGACAGTGGCTGAGTGAGGGAGGTGGAAGGACCAGTGGGGGCTGGGAGGCCGTCAGTGTGCAGTGTCAGGACGGACGACTCAACGTGGCAGTGGACAGGCACATTCTGCAGGTCACTTTCACTATGTGGTTGTACTGGTAGTTTAGCGTGTTTAGCGGGGTTATGGTTGTACTGGTAGTTTAGCGGGGTTATGGTTGTACTGGTAGTTTAGCGTGTTTAGCGGGGTTATGGTTATACTGGTAGTTGAGCGTGTTTAGCGAGGTTATAGTTGTACTGGTAGTTTAGCGGGGTTATGGTTGTACTGGTAGTTTAGCGTGTTTAGCGGGGTTATGGTTATACTGGTAGTTGAGCGTGTTTAGCGAGGTTATAGTTGTACTGGTAGTTTAGCGGGGTTATGGTTGTACTGGTAGTTTAGCGTGTTAGCGAggttatcaaatgtatttatatagcccttcgtacatcagctgatatctcaaagtgctgtacagaaacccagcctaaaaccccaaacagcaagcaatgcaggtgttgaagcacgttggctaggaaaaactccctagaaagtccaaaacctaggaagaaacctagagagggaccaggctatgaggggtggccagtcctcttctggctgtgccgggtggagattataacggaacatggccaagatgttcaaatgttcgtaaatgaccagcatggtcaaataataggtctgggacaggtagcacgtccggtgaacaggtcaggattccatagccgcaggcagaacagttgaaactggagcagcagcacggccaggtggactggggacagcgaggagtcatcatgccaggtagtcctgaggcatgttcctagggctcaggtactccgagagagagagagagagagagatagaaagatagtTATGGTTGTACTGGTAGTTTCGCGTGTTAGCGAGGTTATGGTTGTACTGGTAGTTTAGCCTGTTAGCGAGGTTATGGCATACAAATACCAATATACTGCATGTAGACCTACAGTGTATTGTAGGTTCTTATGATGGTACTTAGTGTAGCTTTTGTGATGCTCTCTTTCACACAGACCCTGTCTCTCCCGGTGTCGGAGGTGACACTGCGGGATCCTCAGTGCCTGGCCCAGTCCAACAGCAGCCATTTCTTGTTGGCATTCCCGGTCATTTCCTGTGGGACTGAAGGGGTGCTGCAGGGAGAGCCCAGAGGGGTACAGTACAAAAATGCGGTAAGACAGAGGTGGTTTTAAGGGGTAAAATATCTGCAGAGAACATTTTAACATGTTTTGTGACATTTTTGTGTCTCACCATGTTTTGCAATGTTCTTGTCTCACCAAAATGGTAATTGAACCATGCATGCAGCCGTTTACAAGTGATTCTGTGCTAAACACAGtcagcagaaagagaaagagctgTGTAATAGGGACGTCCGGCAGCCTCATCTGAGAGGCAGATCTGATGGGGAGATAGAGCAGTGATGGCCTTCActtaggtggggagggggagagggacatgtAGGTCACTATGGAGCCcctcactgtgtgtctgtgtgtctgtctgtgtatctatcTGTGAGATTGAGAGAGCTGCACAGTAGAAAggcagaggatgagagaagagagtagaagaGCAGGGCTGTAATTGTGTTGTTGTTGGTTAGTGTGATCTGAAGGGCTCCTGAGGTTGTGTAAGTAGTCTGTCTTACCTCCCCCAGGCGCCACATGGGTGACCTAGGTTAGAGTGTCCGGAACACTGCTGATCAACCTGAGTGTAGCTAGGCCTGGGGACGGGAGTGTGGGAGCagggggctggagggagggagagagggtagtgggagtggtggaggaaagggagcaggagaggagggaggcagtgaGACAGACATGTAGCATGTGAATGAACTACGATCTACtaatactgtatatctactgacCTCTCACTGTTTTGTGTCTATCCATCCTCTCAGGTGTTGCTATGGAGAAACAAGCCTCTGGTTGCCATGGGCAATGAGACAGACGAGGAGCCCACAGAGTGGACTCCACTGGTCATACATGTGAGATGATacaggttgtgtgtttgtgtatgtgtggtcCATTTTCACCAAATAttagtgtgtgtttggtgtgtgtgtgtgtgtgtgtgtgtgtgagacagagacatgtatatCTATGCTTGTCCTTATCATTCCATACATATCCCTCTTTTCCATTGTCCTCTTAGTTCAGCTGTTTTGCTGCAGTCCCCAGTGTCCCAAGCCTTCCTGTGGAGCAGCCCACTCTGCAGGGGCCGGGGCCTCTCCCAAGGGCCAGGGCCGGCCCACTGGTTTCACTGCAGCTGTTTGTTACAGAGGGCTATGAGCAGAGGCAGACCGGTCCTTGTACCATCACTGCTGACAACCGTGTCTATGTGGAGGTCAGTTTGCcaagctatgtgtgtgtgtttaattgtctgtctgcctgtctatctgctgATGTAGCTCCTGCTGCAAGTGCTActtgtgtttctccctctgctcgTCTTCTACAGTATCAGCTGCCTCAAGCTCAGAGAAGACTTCTACCAGAAGGCTATTATAATCACATCTAGATATGTCACAATAAGTCATTTCTATAAGAACTCTGTAGCCCTGCTATTACAGCACTAGAGCACAGCAGGTTGTAACAGAGTACTACAAATTACAGTACTAGTGTAATTACAATACTTATTACACTCTACTTACAAAATATCAACTCAGTAATAAGACCATGATAAAGTAATGTGTTACCCATATTGTCTCTGACTGTTTTTGCCAAGCTTTCCTCTAAGGGGGCCCTCGGTGGGGGTGTGGAGGTGCGGTCCTGCATGGTGTCTCCTCTATCAGACCCCCGTGTGTCCCCTGGCTGGTCAGTCATTAGAGACGGCTGCTCCGCTGACTCCTCACTGACACTCAGCAACATGGCACATGGCcaagaggaagatgaggatgatgaggaatattatgaagaggaagaggaggtaccTAGAGTCCTATCATTCAGGCATCCAGGAAGGGCTTGGAGGAACAAAGCAGGATTGAGAAAAAGAGAACACGGTGAGAGcgatggaggaatgggaggagaggaggaccagaTACACAGTCTGAGGTTCAGTTTTGTCCTTCGGCCCATCTACAACAACTCTGTCCAGTTCCTGCACTGTCGCATCTGTCTGTGTGGCCCTGAGTCAGTGACCCAGGGGCCTCCAACGGCCATAATACAGAGTGGCTGTCCAAATCCCTGGGGCCTCCGTATCCCTGCCCTCGTATCTGAACTACCCAGTCAACAGGTACAGTACATGTTCTGTATTCATAATGGCTAGTAGTATTAATGACTAAAAGTAATGACTTACCctcagtggcggttctagcttgtatggctcccttcAGCGCCCCCCCAACCCCAGCAACAAAAAAAGCACGATTCTGCACTAACTgtcatttttattcagacatttggaataACACAAatcacaaataaataatcataacatttcAACTatagaaatataaaaatatatacaaacataAGACTAATATCAAAAAGAAGTAaaaaagacaaatagaaacaaatttgtgttgatttggcaccCGAGCatcactacattacccatcccccaacactgtcaagactaaaccaattcaccttgtTGGTGTGCAGACTgcttttatattattcttaatgGTTTTGCACAACCCGGAAAAATGTCTatgaaactatatattcacagtattatgaatttattgtgatttatttagtagcatttcgtagtgtgactgattttaaTAATTGCGTTAGTACTGTACATAGTTAGAGGTGTGCTATTTGATAGGAAGACCTGAGGGtaacctacccccgcccccctctacatctcatacttctgagtgggagaccttccctagctcacaaactagaatcagggcgcccacttcgacaaggttaattgacccacagtcccacacggtgacatgatattattgacgtgacgtgcaaatgagcgatagaaaaccaaTCGTGCAAATTTCACCGTTCCcaattttctttttttatttgcTAACTGCAGGATGCCACCCTGGGCGGATGCCAATGTCGCCTATACCTAATTCTGCCACTGcttatcttcctctctcttctctctgtcagtgtgaGTACAGAAACTTCTCCAGACCCATGCTGGTCTATCAGCCCGTTGGTGTGGCCAGACAGCTGGCGCCACCTGCTGGTGAGTAGTAGATGGTCATTGGTGGAGTGGTCCACCTCCTCAATACATGGGCCTGAAGTAATTCACTTTCACTCTGTGTAAAAGGTTGTTTCTCTCTTCTTatccaactctctctttctctctctaggtcagAGAGGTCAAATGCCCAGTGTGTCTCAGCTACCCAAGCCTATCCCAGCCCACAGCAGTAAGTAACTGTAActttaaccctagcctcaaccctaaccctaccgtCAGGTCCACACCCTggttaaaccctaaccctagcctcaccctaaccctaccgTCAGGTCCACACCCTggttaaaccctaaccctagcctcaccctaaccctaccttCAGGTCCACaccctggttcaaccctaaccctagcctcaaccctaaccctaccttcaGGTCCACACCCTggttaaaccctaaccctagcctcaaccctaaccctagcctcaaccctaaccctaaccctagcctcaatccTAACCCTACCTTCAGGTCCACaccctggttcaaccctaaccctagcctcaaccctaaccctaaccctagcctcaaccctaaccctaccttcaGGTCCACACCCTggttaaaccctaaccctagcctcaaccctaaccctaccttcaGGTCCACACCCTGGTTAAAccccaaccctagcctcaaccctaaccctagcctcaaccctaccTTCAGGTCCACACCCTggttaaaccctaaccctagcctcaaccctaaccctaacttcaggTCCACACCCTggttaaaccctaaccctagcctcaatccTATCCCttgcttcatgtccacaccccaattcaaccctaaccctagcctcaaccctaacccttgctTCATGTCCTcacccggttcaaccctaaccataatatCAACTCCCGGGTGTTCCTACATGTGTGTATTATTACAACAGCGATGATAACTGGGATTTGGCTTATCTGCTACTTTTCCCTCCCATGTTTTTGTCACCCAGGCTCTGGGGTAGACACAGGCTCAGTGTTGGGGATTGTGTTTGTTGCTTTCCTTCTGGGCATCAGCCTGATGGGGGCGCTATGGTGCATCTACTCTCACACAGGTAACCACACGGGACAGTTCCTAAAGTCTATCCTGGACCAAAGGCCAAAATACTGAGTTATACCACCATATTCACATAAACAGAGAACATTCTATacctgctgctactgtttattatctgtcactttatttcTAGTTATTTCTAGTTATGTACATATTTACCTTAATTAATTGCACATCCACTTGGTACTGGTTACCCTTATAtaaagccaagttatcgttactcattttattatttctctattttctttctctctgcatttttgggaagggcccgtaagtaagcatttcactgttagtctacacctgttgttttttcgaagcatgtgacaaataacatttgattttatttgacctAGTGTACGAGAAGATACTATGACAACTTTCTTATTATTTTTGAGAGAAATGCTGTTTTTTTTTGCCATGAATAAATGTTAGTGAAACACTTGACATGTGATTGGTTGCAGGGGCTCCTCCACCAACCAGAAGAGGGGGCCTGATCGAGAATACTAACCCTGCCTTATTAGACTCTTCCAACAGCTCTGTGTAGAGGTGAGATGGAATGTGATAAGAGTggaacaacacacacagcagctggGGGACCACAAAGTAAAGAGATTGTCAAATTTAGACTAGTATTCTATAGACTTATCATGGTGGCACTAGAGCCATTTGTGAATTAGTCAAGCACCTGCAGATTGCAATAGTGATATCTCGTATCATGTGTAATAAATACTCTAAATATCTAATTTTCAGTGTTTCCTCTGGGAAATCTGAGACCGAGGGTAAAGTGGAACAGAAGATGAAACacctggtgtgtgtctgtgagtgtgtcagaCCTGGGTTGAAATACATGCATATTTAAGTATTTGTtatttaaatacttattttctgtgtatttttgtattttcaaataatgtggcCAATCAGCTATTTTTACTTggaagtatttaaaaaataacttccTATAAATAGCAGAAAATATTTTCAAATATATTATTTCAAAAACCCTAGGaccaaacagacctgggttcaaatgcatgcagtattttaatatttgtatttgaaaatagtTGAGCATTTCCAAATTCATTCCAATATTTAAGTACTGAAAAATATCCAGATACTTACTTCAAAATGTCtttgaaagtaattgaaataccctAAATAGTTTTTGAACCCATGTCTGGTGTGTGTAAATAcatctacactgagtatacaaaacattgagaacacctgctctttccatgatatagactaaccaggtgaatccaggtgaaagttatgatcccttgttaaatccacttcaatcagtggagatgaaggggaggagaggttaaagaaggatttttaagccttgagacaattgagacatggattgtgtacgtgtgaaattcagagagtgaatgggcaagactaaatatttaagtgcctttgaacggggaatggtagtaggtgccagggacaccagtttgtgtcaagaattacaacgctgctgagtttttcacccccccgcagtttcccgtgtgtatcatgaatggtccactacctacaggacacaactgtgggaggcattgaagtccacatgggccagcatccctgtggaacgctttcgatacCTTGTACAGTCCATGCCCCAAataattaaggctgttctgagggcaaaagggagggggggtgcaactcaatattaggaatgtgtccttaatgttttgtatacttggTGTACACATGCTTGAAGCAATGAGTTGTGTAAAGGTCTGAAAGACTGAGGCTACATGAATGTCTACAGGTACATGGCCTCAGCAACTCCTCAAAGTGTTGGAAGAAATACTATTCAGTGCATCTGATCCATTACACTGTATCTACAATGTCATAACCTGGGCTCATAGAATGGAATGGTGTGATTACTGGCTATAGGACGAGCATGAATCTGAACATAGCCTAATGCTAAAACAGAAATAAGCACTACAGAGTTTAAAGAGGAGGAACACATGAAGTCAAATATATGTCATGAGTAGAATGTGTGTGAGGGGAATTGCCATTATCCAGATCcttattgtgtatatatatatataattgtaaCTGTGACCCTTTGTTTGATATTACCTGTGCTGTTGCTATTTAAATTAAATATCTGTGGCTGAGTTTTTGTGTTTAATCTTCAAATAAAGTGCGGGAGAGAACAATGAATGAAGCCCCAGAAATTCTCAACTTAAACagagtatttatttttaatctaaATCCCTTTTTATATATACTCATGCTGACCAGGCTGTGACACTGAAAATATACAGTCACGTTGTCTCGCCATAATTGTGGAGCATCACTTCAACATAAtcattgtctctctctgctcGTACTGCTGTCATGTTCCCCATGGGCTGGATGTATATTATTATGCCCTTGGGTGGGCTGCCACAGTGAAAATGGCAGGTTCATTCATACACCAACAATGGGAGCTACAATTGCAACGGCTCTCTGAGGAAAATTGACAATTACAGTGGGAAATAGGGGTTTGCTTTGTCACTCTACAAACcacgttttttttaaataatccgtAGCGTTAAAGCGTGActgacatttaaaggcaatgtttccgTGTTGGCGGAGACAGCATtcgtggcagtgtagcctagtggttagagcattggactagtaaccgaaaggttgcaagttcaaatccctgagctgacaaggtacaaaatctgtcgttctgcccctgaacaggcagttaacccactgttcttaggccgtcattgaaaataagaatttgttcttaactgacttgcctagtaaaataaaggttaaaaaaaataaaaaataaaaaaatatgttggcTCAATCGAAAATTATCTTTACATTTCAACTGGCTACAACGCTGATCTTCTGCGCTAATAATGGAATCCAGCTCGTACACTATATATGACATTGCTAGAGATGTTAAAGTGATCAGGTCCCCTCAAGGCACTATCCAAACAGTCAACCTGAAAAGCTGTGAGCGAAAGCAAATCCACAAAAACAAATGGCCAAATAACTTGAACATAAGTAATGTGCTTAGCCTCAGTCACTGATCAAAGTACCATATAAAAATGGTACTGCAAATACCAGTCAACAATCTATACAAAGCACTCATTCTTGTGCTACATTCAGTACTTATGTAATACAAATTTCCATTATACCCGTGGCCTCAGCTCTGTGTGTACACGCTGCTATGGACACATTGTGTCTCCTGGTGGCGCTGTAGGTCCAGTCTGCGCTGGAAGCTGCTTTGGCAGTGCATGCAGCTGAAGGGCCAGTAGCTGCTGTGTTTACGGCTGTGGGTGATGAGGTTGGAGCTCTGGCTGAAGGCCTTGCCACACACCTGGCACACATGGGGCTTCTCacctgagacagacagggacagacagcagGACATGACATAGAATTCAAGAAGAGAGATACTCTGTGACAGCACCCAGTGTGCAGGGCAGAATCCTAACTTCAGATGTAAGCAACCTTTGCACAATGTGTATGTTAGTTGTACTATAATGTACACACACCAGCTGACCTATGTTCATTTGTGTATGTGTCCTTA from Oncorhynchus tshawytscha isolate Ot180627B linkage group LG09, Otsh_v2.0, whole genome shotgun sequence encodes the following:
- the LOC112234534 gene encoding transforming growth factor beta receptor type 3 isoform X2; translated protein: MMVSGTGWILFCLFLLGERTGLDCGELQCSLSPAGALHPVQGLLERFEAGPGCAARESGEKETHVIAVGRGTRSPDKQVTVLLRPLSLSHPPRQTLILVLSSKQPVRWWLEAERLPPDLPVLVQVSPNSTVQPYSLAVQVQPMPSLPFRPRALLRWAMHRHGSLSSLTHTASANRVYVRVGEDITMPSVCQLQSLFLSHNYLTSDLQPQEVQGCAPVGGGDPEVHVIKLLSAGSGLCGSLQVEVTISLVPPVANAGWHKLVLILISAVPVNWALTVPGLRGHISVYSSNSVSPLYPPEPDLTLTSMLTSDLSTTHDLLSWANRSGFPKVASYTEADLANHFVIRLAGGGTAHLSLFLSLPTEGDPPVRMLDGRPPWVQERRLRQWLSEGGGRTSGGWEAVSVQCQDGRLNVAVDRHILQTLSLPVSEVTLRDPQCLAQSNSSHFLLAFPVISCGTEGVLQGEPRGVQYKNAVLLWRNKPLVAMGNETDEEPTEWTPLVIHFSCFAAVPSVPSLPVEQPTLQGPGPLPRARAGPLVSLQLFVTEGYEQRQTGPCTITADNRVYVELSSKGALGGGVEVRSCMVSPLSDPRVSPGWSVIRDGCSADSSLTLSNMAHGQEEDEDDEEYYEEEEEVPRVLSFRHPGRAWRNKAGLRKREHGESDGGMGGEEDQIHSLRFSFVLRPIYNNSVQFLHCRICLCGPESVTQGPPTAIIQSGCPNPWGLRIPALVSELPSQQCEYRNFSRPMLVYQPVGVARQLAPPAGQRGQMPSVSQLPKPIPAHSSSGVDTGSVLGIVFVAFLLGISLMGALWCIYSHTGAPPPTRRGGLIENTNPALLDSSNSSV
- the LOC112234534 gene encoding transforming growth factor beta receptor type 3 isoform X1, whose protein sequence is MMVSGTGWILFCLFLLGERTGRKVDCGELQCSLSPAGALHPVQGLLERFEAGPGCAARESGEKETHVIAVGRGTRSPDKQVTVLLRPLSLSHPPRQTLILVLSSKQPVRWWLEAERLPPDLPVLVQVSPNSTVQPYSLAVQVQPMPSLPFRPRALLRWAMHRHGSLSSLTHTASANRVYVRVGEDITMPSVCQLQSLFLSHNYLTSDLQPQEVQGCAPVGGGDPEVHVIKLLSAGSGLCGSLQVEVTISLVPPVANAGWHKLVLILISAVPVNWALTVPGLRGHISVYSSNSVSPLYPPEPDLTLTSMLTSDLSTTHDLLSWANRSGFPKVASYTEADLANHFVIRLAGGGTAHLSLFLSLPTEGDPPVRMLDGRPPWVQERRLRQWLSEGGGRTSGGWEAVSVQCQDGRLNVAVDRHILQTLSLPVSEVTLRDPQCLAQSNSSHFLLAFPVISCGTEGVLQGEPRGVQYKNAVLLWRNKPLVAMGNETDEEPTEWTPLVIHFSCFAAVPSVPSLPVEQPTLQGPGPLPRARAGPLVSLQLFVTEGYEQRQTGPCTITADNRVYVELSSKGALGGGVEVRSCMVSPLSDPRVSPGWSVIRDGCSADSSLTLSNMAHGQEEDEDDEEYYEEEEEVPRVLSFRHPGRAWRNKAGLRKREHGESDGGMGGEEDQIHSLRFSFVLRPIYNNSVQFLHCRICLCGPESVTQGPPTAIIQSGCPNPWGLRIPALVSELPSQQCEYRNFSRPMLVYQPVGVARQLAPPAGQRGQMPSVSQLPKPIPAHSSSGVDTGSVLGIVFVAFLLGISLMGALWCIYSHTGAPPPTRRGGLIENTNPALLDSSNSSV
- the LOC112234534 gene encoding transforming growth factor beta receptor type 3 isoform X3: MMVSGTGWILFCLFLLGERTGRKVDCGELQCSLSPAGALHPVQGLLERFEAGPGCAARESGEKETHVIAVGRGTRSPDKQVTVLLRPLSLSHPPRQTLILVLSSKQPVRWWLEAERLPPDLPVLVQVSPNSTVQPYSLAVQVQPMPSLPFRPRALLRWAMHRHGSLSSLTHTASANRVYVRVGEDITMPSVCQLQSLFLSHNYLTSDLQPQEVQGCAPVGGGDPEVHVIKLLSAGSGLCGSLQVEVTISLVPPVANAGWHKLVLILISAVPVNWALTVPGLRGHISVYSSNSVSPLYPPEPDLTLTSMLTSDLSTTHDLLSWANRSGFPKVASYTEADLANHFVIRLAGGGTEGDPPVRMLDGRPPWVQERRLRQWLSEGGGRTSGGWEAVSVQCQDGRLNVAVDRHILQTLSLPVSEVTLRDPQCLAQSNSSHFLLAFPVISCGTEGVLQGEPRGVQYKNAVLLWRNKPLVAMGNETDEEPTEWTPLVIHFSCFAAVPSVPSLPVEQPTLQGPGPLPRARAGPLVSLQLFVTEGYEQRQTGPCTITADNRVYVELSSKGALGGGVEVRSCMVSPLSDPRVSPGWSVIRDGCSADSSLTLSNMAHGQEEDEDDEEYYEEEEEVPRVLSFRHPGRAWRNKAGLRKREHGESDGGMGGEEDQIHSLRFSFVLRPIYNNSVQFLHCRICLCGPESVTQGPPTAIIQSGCPNPWGLRIPALVSELPSQQCEYRNFSRPMLVYQPVGVARQLAPPAGQRGQMPSVSQLPKPIPAHSSSGVDTGSVLGIVFVAFLLGISLMGALWCIYSHTGAPPPTRRGGLIENTNPALLDSSNSSV